A part of Papilio machaon chromosome 23, ilPapMach1.1, whole genome shotgun sequence genomic DNA contains:
- the LOC106716692 gene encoding uncharacterized protein LOC106716692, translating to MATVTASLETQSLVQESRHTYQEMHVTETRQVKKKTKSKRHKDEASISVSKSSEKLHKKLKACNGESNPQCEKCARPVYAMERVKAERRAWHKECFRCVQCNKQLTVETYQSDHTTLYCKPHFKQLFEPKPVDDEDETDAAPKKHQMIICESNPVELPPDVVRASDKPDLGLEELAQLDVKSRFEVFERAAQKTPEPPLLEPRAPREKSSALLSKIAKFKAKGMDIGVSDEYLNGVEVEHSSSEQEDDDDEDSVLKKSYKQTSCREQPVSFCNMSEIVGKFEAGQHAAADRHRERKQEIQNIRSRLFMGKQAKIKEMYEQSVMQSEQSQTSAEKICRELELDAEKARQIKQRFENGAFNDENQPPKNRDIDDKALFNEGIAKKSRSIFLELDANAKSLPVSPPPQDVPKRKEIPFVPKDVVRAADRVEDVKIETADISDRFRFFETYRPETERKEFRMTPPRHTQRCKSPSPEVYQEPSVVRGGGGGGGGGDAALAADRHTASRMINVFRQMEEQQHRHEDHQGPKPLKRFTPPPPGEEGHQGESSECSSEEEEEDSEEERMREYLQARERDEALKQAQQLARTKSFRERFEKWSESEPARSPSAVLIEREHNDEDGESQLETARSLREKFEKMKVQQSVVTKTTTPKVNRFV from the exons ATGGCGACAGTGACGGCCAGCCTGGAGACTCAGAGCCTGGTGCAGGAGTCACGGCACACCTACCAAGAAATGCACGTGACTGAGACAAGACAGGTCAAGAAGAAGACAAAGTCCAAGCGACATAAAGACGAGGCGTCTATATCAGTG TCGAAGAGCTCAGAGAAGCTGCACAAAAAGCTGAAGGCGTGCAACGGGGAATCGAACCCGCAATGCGAGAAGTGTGCGCGACCCGTGTACGCCATGGAGCGGGTGAAGGCGGAGAGACGCGCCTGGCACAAGGAGTGCTTTAGATGCGTACAATGCAACAAGCAACTCAC aGTGGAGACATATCAAAGTGACCACACAACGCTGTACTGCAAGCCTCACTTCAAACAACTCTTTGAGCCGAAACCAGttgatgatgaagatgaaaCTGACG CCGCACCCAAGAAACATCAGATGATAATTTGCGAAAGTAACCCAGTGGAACTACCACCTGATGTTGTCAGAg CTTCAGACAAACCAGACTTAGGTCTAGAAGAATTGGCTCAGTTGGACGTGAAGTCTAGATTCGAGGTGTTCGAACGAGCGGCACAAAAGACCCCCGAGCCTCCTTTGTTGGAGCCCCGCGCACCCAGAGAGAAGTCCTCAGCGCTGCTGTCTAAGATAGCCAA aTTCAAAGCTAAAGGAATGGATATCGGCGTTTCTGATGAATATTTGAATGGTGTTGAAGTTGAACACAGTTCTAGTGAACAAGAAGACGACGAtg ATGAAGACTCAGTACTAAAGAAGTCGTACAAGCAGACAAGTTGTCGCGAACAGCCGGTGTCTTTCTGCAACATGAGCGAGATAGTTGGCAAGTTCGAGGCCGGGCAGCATGCGGCTGCAGACAGACATCGCGAGCGCAAGCAGGAGATACAGAACATACGCAGCAGGCTGTTCATG GGTAAACAGGCAAAGATCAAAGAGATGTACGAACAATCAGTGATGCAAAGTGAACAGA GTCAGACATCAGCAGAGAAGATCTGTCGCGAGCTGGAGCTGGATGCTGAGAAAGCGCGTCAGATCAAACAGCGATTTGAGAATGGCGCTTTTAATGATGAAAATCAACCTCCAAAGAACAGAGATATTGATGATAAAGCACTATTTAATGAAG GAATAGCAAAGAAATCTAGGTCCATCTTCCTGGAGCTGGATGCCAACGCCAAGAGTCTGCCTGTCTCCCCCCCACCACAGGATGTACCCAAGAGGAAGGAGATT CCATTCGTACCAAAAGATGTGGTACGCGCAGCGGACCGAGTTGAAGATGTAAAGATCGAGACCGCAGACATCTCGGACCGGTTCCGTTTCTTCGAGACTTACAGACCGGAGACCGAGCGCAAGGAGTTCAGAATGACGCCGCCCAGACATACACAG CGCTGCAAGTCTCCCTCCCCCGAGGTGTACCAGGAGCCGAGTGTGGTGCGAGGGGGGGGAGGTGGTGGAGGAGGAGGTGACGCGGCGCTGGCAGCAGACCGCCACACAGCCTCCCGCATGATCAACGTCTTCCGACAGATGGAGGAGCAGCAGCACAGGCATGAGGACCATCAAG GTCCAAAGCCATTGAAACGTTTCACTCCCCCTCCCCCAGGGGAGGAGGGACACCAGGGGGAGTCCTCAGAGTGCAGCAGCGAGGAAGAGGAAGAGGACAGCGAGGAGGAGCGCATGCGGGAGTACCTGCAGGCCAGGGAAAGGGACGAGGCATTGAAACAG GCTCAACAATTAGCGCGTACTAAGAGTTTCCGTGAACGCTTCGAGAAATGGTCGGAGTCTGAGCCGGCGCGTTCGCCCTCAGCGGTACTCATAGAGCGCGAACATAACGACGAGGACGGTGAATCACAGCTCGAGACCGCACGGAG TTTGCGTGAGAAGTTTGAGAAGATGAAAGTGCAGCAAAGTGTCGTCACCAAAACAACGACCCCCAAAGTCAACCGCTTTGTG TGA